From a single Aulosira sp. FACHB-615 genomic region:
- the dusB gene encoding tRNA dihydrouridine synthase DusB: MVTLSPSLQARLSQPLKIGSFEVKSRVLQSPLSGVTDLVFRRLVRRYAPDSMMYTEMVNATGLHYVKQLPKIMEVDPNERPISIQLFDCRPDFLAEAAVKAVAEGADTVDINMGCPVNKITKNGGGSSLLRQPEVAEAIVREVVKAVDVPVTVKTRIGWNDKEITILDFAKRMEDAGAKMITVHGRTRAQGYNGNARWEWIARVKEVLSIPVIGNGDIFSVEAAVKCLEETGADGVMCSRGTLGYPFLVGEVDHFLKTGELLPPPTPIQRLECARDHLQALWEYKGDRGVRQARKHMTWYAKGFIGAAELRGQLSVIETVQQGLDLIDRAMEKLASGYEVLEETTSFQMV; the protein is encoded by the coding sequence ATGGTTACTCTGTCTCCCAGTCTACAAGCTAGACTCTCTCAACCTTTAAAAATCGGCTCGTTTGAGGTGAAAAGCCGGGTTTTACAATCGCCTTTATCTGGGGTGACAGATTTGGTGTTTCGTCGGCTAGTGCGTCGCTATGCACCAGATTCGATGATGTATACCGAAATGGTCAATGCCACGGGACTGCACTATGTGAAGCAGTTACCCAAAATTATGGAAGTTGACCCTAACGAACGCCCAATTAGTATCCAGTTGTTTGACTGTCGCCCTGATTTTTTAGCTGAAGCAGCCGTGAAAGCTGTGGCGGAAGGGGCTGATACTGTTGATATTAATATGGGATGTCCGGTAAATAAAATTACCAAAAATGGCGGTGGTTCTTCGCTGTTGCGTCAGCCGGAAGTTGCTGAAGCCATTGTGCGGGAAGTTGTGAAAGCTGTGGATGTACCAGTAACAGTTAAAACCCGAATTGGTTGGAATGACAAGGAAATCACTATTCTCGATTTTGCCAAGCGGATGGAAGATGCAGGGGCGAAAATGATTACTGTGCATGGACGCACCCGCGCTCAAGGTTACAATGGTAACGCCCGTTGGGAATGGATAGCCCGTGTGAAAGAAGTGCTATCGATACCTGTAATTGGCAATGGCGATATATTTTCTGTGGAAGCCGCAGTAAAATGCTTAGAGGAAACTGGCGCTGATGGTGTGATGTGTTCGCGCGGAACTTTGGGTTATCCCTTTTTGGTAGGCGAAGTTGACCACTTCTTAAAAACTGGCGAACTTTTACCGCCACCAACCCCAATTCAACGTTTAGAATGCGCCAGAGATCATTTACAAGCTTTATGGGAATATAAAGGCGATCGCGGTGTTCGTCAAGCTCGTAAACACATGACTTGGTACGCTAAAGGATTCATCGGCGCGGCTGAGTTACGCGGACAATTAAGTGTGATTGAAACAGTCCAGCAAGGTTTAGATTTAATTGACCGCGCTATGGAAAAATTAGCATCTGGTTATGAGGTTTTGGAAGAAACTACTAGTTTTCAGATGGTTTAG
- a CDS encoding XisI protein, with protein MEGLTDKLTHYQQIVQQLLIGYAEVKPAYGEIEVETIFDTQRHHYQIVHLGWLHKRWVHHCLIHLDIRNEKIWIFYNSTEHDIAADLVDLGVPKQDIVLGFYPPFMREMSDYAVG; from the coding sequence ATGGAAGGATTAACGGATAAATTAACGCACTACCAGCAAATTGTACAGCAATTGTTGATTGGTTACGCAGAAGTTAAGCCAGCTTACGGTGAGATTGAGGTTGAAACTATTTTTGATACGCAGCGCCATCACTATCAAATTGTGCATCTAGGTTGGTTACATAAACGCTGGGTGCATCATTGTTTAATACATCTTGATATTCGCAATGAGAAAATCTGGATTTTTTACAATTCAACAGAACATGATATTGCAGCAGATTTAGTTGATTTGGGCGTACCAAAACAAGATATTGTTCTAGGTTTTTATCCGCCTTTTATGAGGGAAATGAGTGATTATGCTGTGGGTTAA
- a CDS encoding XisH family protein, with the protein MAKDRFHQVVKMALTKDGWNVTHDPFQIKVGGVDMEIDLGAERLLAAERGDEKIAVEVKSFLASASAISEFHTALGQFINYRAALRRGDPDRILYLAVPNLIYNSFFQLDFPTSMLQENSVKIIVYDIELEQILLWKD; encoded by the coding sequence GTGGCTAAGGATCGTTTTCATCAAGTTGTTAAGATGGCTCTTACTAAAGATGGGTGGAATGTGACTCACGATCCATTTCAGATTAAAGTAGGTGGTGTAGATATGGAAATTGACTTGGGGGCAGAAAGATTACTAGCTGCGGAGCGAGGAGATGAGAAAATTGCAGTGGAAGTAAAAAGTTTTTTAGCCAGTGCATCGGCAATTTCTGAGTTTCATACAGCACTAGGTCAGTTTATTAACTATCGGGCTGCATTACGCCGTGGAGACCCTGATCGCATTCTCTATCTAGCTGTACCTAATCTAATCTATAACAGCTTCTTTCAACTGGATTTTCCCACCTCAATGCTGCAAGAAAATTCCGTAAAAATAATTGTTTACGATATTGAATTGGAGCAAATTTTACTATGGAAGGATTAA